tccggcaagttatctctacaaacctgcttatttaaaaatctactccccaacaacgcaaatgcaattgatggatcatcatagggtcattaaggcaaaggccatgaccagaagacatgaagcacgaagtcagcaaaagctgagtacgaacaagctagaataacattctatcctaacatgcttcactcgaaaattaaataatccacatgaaaAAGCCATAAAAtgaacaagtaaacatggatacaccactcgacacgagacacgactcttgactcacagtttaataaaaaagtagcttcgaacggggaaagtaaagtatcctcaaaaggaaagaaagggtgatgggagccaaccatacaccaaaataagtcgggctactatcgacagtcgggccataccgacaggaattccaatgcacaacggcataaaagagaatgaaacaacgtcttgtatcattctaggagtacaagttttccggcaagactccccccattgttcatactcaaggtatatacgttccaagagttttgaagctctttgggttacactttacgttaattagtatattatgttcaaggcgactcaagacacaacatacaaacaattgaacaattaaaccattcaacaatgactctttaatattttacttctttaggacttgtgatcaaacaagactcaagtgaaattactcccattgttccttctcaaaaacactgtttgagataacccgacattgcctattaacaagcggggtgtgcccttagcacgaattgtccttaattcaattcacatagactccctaacatattctaccccttggtagaatatatattgttcactggcaatattcgactggctcaataattatgctagacatcctgtactatagcataataataataacaacttgcatgcgcactactcatacatgcaaaccaacttgaacaacaagcttgacataattcaacgattataaaagtccataacatgatagttcaacagaatctataaagcataattcaattcataacatgctcgttcacatagattcaacaataataatcacatgcttgttctcaacattaaacatgaattcataataacatattcattcccaatcatcaaatatgaattcataacaacatataagttcacatgattcgcattcaatacacttcataaagtcctcaagggatgggtggtcaccctagtcttgtacgtacctggaatacctaagtacgggggccactgtgcgaatcacgactcactagaaatcaactcctataaaacaaaataagagaacttaattattatccatgtttactaaatttccagcaactatttaagaaactaaaacctttagtttatttagaaatcattcattaattggtaatttaatagtctcaaatagtcaactcaagtcctagcataaaaacattgactttttcgctttaaaacccttaaaaaccaactttttaaagcttataaccaatctgaaaattttgattgactcccataatttaaattgacattaacttatgtaaatcaattgcttaatcaatttgaaaccaaaacccttgcaatagtttaatccgaaaacatgttttgacttcaaaaatccacactttataacatataaaatctgaaaatcataatttaaatcatcaaaaccaatctctttaattaaaacacaatactaacccaatacggtgttcataaccgttttaattaatttaaacaacccaaatatttaaattaatcacaataattaaatcaatttaaaactgaaaattaatagttttgaaaacaaaatttgattttaaacaattgatcaacacacacacacacaacgattaattgctcgtgtgtgtgtgtgtgccgaccaacgcaacacaacaagcaacaacaacacgcagcagcgcaacgcaccacaccagggcgcgcgcgcgcgagggacaGGCGACGAGTGGGCGCTGGGCACAGGCGAGACGCGCACACACAGCAGGGGTGCTGTGCTGCGATGCGACGCGAGACGCGGCGAGGGACGCGTGGGCGCTGGCGAGCATGACCACACACAGCGCGCAGGCACACTCGTGCTACGCTTCGGCTGTGAGGCGGGCGAGCTGGGCGAGACGGCGAGGCGGGTTGCCTTGCGCCGCAAGCAAGGGCGCACGAAGAAGAGAGGGGTGTGGgtggagtgtgccgcaaggagagaaaaagaggagagagagagatttctgaatttttgatcttgggggtttgatatgaggtctatttataggttttctctcccttgtgggctaggttagtgtaattttgagttgggcttgatttcgggcttagttcattaatttccttgcaagctttgttgggtttaattaaaacaaaacgaccgggctttaagtttattaaatttgttttcgaaatacgacccaacaattcccgattaaataaattccttgaacttatttaataaaaatacggtttttgaaataattaatatttaaattaattaaaaataaaagtgcatttaattctcattaaatgaaattaattttataaaaatacaacgaaatgctttataaatataataaaatatatttataattatagaaaaatacgaggtattacaaagtcccctccattaaagaacCAATAGctttatattgtgacaataatggagctaaagcacaggcaaaggagcctagacaccaccagagagtcaaacatgtactttgtagatttcaccttctacgagaattcGTGGAGAGGaaataagtcgagataagcaagattggaatgtaggaacatatagatgcataaagcggaatttcaggaaacaatttcctaacatctatcaccaGTGGCGGTGCCAGAAATTTTTTGTTAAGGGTTCGAAATTAAAATATAAGTCATATTTTTTGTACAGAGCGTACATTAGCAGATTTTTTTGAATACAAATAACAGGTTGCATACGTACTATAGTATataagataaataattaaagaatttatttttaagaaaatgaataaaaacaaaATCCAATTTTTTCTAGGGCGTTggataattttcagaatttcaaatacattttgtaataaaaaaattatttattaaaagttcaaaactATAGCTactaagaaagaaaagaaagaaaaattcaaaaaagaaagaaaagaaagaaaaatcaaaaatcttAGAATTCCCCTTGCGAAGAGTCGAACCCGCGACCATATGGGGAAAACAGTTCCCGCTCCAACCAGTGTTCCAGCCTCTATCTTGTGTATATTTTGAGCGCTAAATTCTATATAAACTTAAATTTGGTATGTTCAGAAACTCGCGAACTTCTTCTATGTTTTTGCCAGTAcgggttcagttgaacccactAAACCCGTACTGGCACCGCCACtgtctatcacaggatctcatgcataacaatagtatagatcagattaagtcgaaagaataatcacctttgaagcatgttctcccgttcgtatgcaagcttcgaagatcttagagccccacttgttgctcctctactcagtccacaagcacgaattgaatcccacgtatgctagtacggaagagaacgatcacaatctgtctcttgctttgtttgggatgtacggcgtttagagaatgacagttagggtttttgtgttttctttttgtGTCAGATATTCAATTAACGTAGTTCctgaatccctgacattataactattataatgtttaGGGCTTTTAAGTTAACACAAAGCCCAACCTTATTTCTCTTAGCAGGCCGGTTGCCATAggaccttttgggcccattccaattagtgcttatatgtgtgaccttataggattaatatattttagttgtatgtccaatcaatattgtcctactaatcacatttattctctagcaagcaaatatgattactaaaataattaatttattatcttcataattaattcctatttatatttagtaattgccggaaatgtctaaggacataattccttcaatctcccacttgtccgaagacaagaacgcaatgctaaattccttaagtctcttaatgccaaaatttgataacacactgttattctcaaattcttgtttcttgatcgccgagttcgaactgttcaaataaagattaacttttaatcccattccgcatggccatgcaattttcagttcttgctcatcaagaggcccagacaccattcctatcaaataggaggacttattcactcttgtatgaccataactcccactcaattcttagcccacctgatcactgcctttataacctccttttacggcgcggcgtttaacagcgtcaaagttaaactaattgtctcgtggttattaagacatactcatgtctaaggaatccactaaatatagaattttgattctacttttagaatctagttaggtcaagtctcaatgcatcaagtatacatccatataatcaattagacatccctatgtctccatagcccatggaactgcactatcaattaattacatgctagtcttctcataaatcacttatgtccaatttagtgattcagactagggacttaataagttgtgatttcagttcactttatagggttccattatcaaaacgttttcgataatcctatttgaaaacacaagttatttggacattttatttaatactaaaccaaacaattaaataagaatgaacttttattgataaacattcaaagcataataaatgtctttacaattgtaaacataaagtaaacaaactaaagccattctcccatatgcctaagccccatagacctagtatgactctcatgcttaggttgagcaagcggtttagtcagaggatcagccacgttatcctcagtatgaaccttgcttactttcacatcccctctttcaacgatctctcgaataagatggaatctcctgagcacatgtttggatttttggtgcgatctgggttccttggactgagaaatggcaccattgttgtcacaatataactcaatgccattttcaatgctaggaactacaccaagttcactaatgaacttttttatccaaacagcttcttttgctgcatcacttgctgcaatatactcagcctctgttgtagaatctgcgatggtactctgcttagaactcttccagctcacagcccctccattTAGACAAAAcatgaaaccagattgtgatcggaaatcatctttgtcactttggaagcttgcatcggtgtatccagtggcaaccaactcattatctccaccatagaccaagaaattatccttagtccttcttaagtacttaaggatattctttgctgccatccagtgcgcctctcctgggtttgactggtatctgctgcacatactcaaagcatatgcaacatccagtcgagtgcataccatggcatacataatggaccctactgcagaAGCACAAGGGacattactcatgcgcttgacctcatcaggtgtcgaaggacactgagtcttgccaagtgaaatgccatgttgcatgggaatgaaacctcttttggagttttccagcttgaaccttgcaagaaccttatcaatataagtctcttggctaagtccaatcagacttttggatctatctctatggatccttattcccaagatgtactcagcttctcctaggtctttcatggaaaaacaacttttaagccattccttgactgactcaagcatggtcttgtcgtttcctatgagaagtatgtcatccacatacaagaccaggaaagcaatactactcccactcaacttcttgtatatacaagattcctcttcatttctaaggaagccaaaagatttgactgcctcatcaaatctgaggttccaactccgggatgcttgcttaagcccataaatggacttcttaagcttgcgaacttttcttggactgtttggatcttcaaaaccttgtggttgtgtcatgtacacatcctcttttaagaacccattcaagaaagcggttttgacgtccatctgccagatctcatagtcatgaaaggcagcaatcgcaagaattatcctaatggatttcagcatggctactggtgagaaggtttcatcatagtcaataccatgaatttgtctaaaaccttttgccactagtctttccttaaagacatcaatgtttccatctttgtcctttttcagtttgaaaatccatttgcaacctatgggtttaaccccatcaggcaaagcaaccaagtcccatacttgattttcaaacatcgaatccatttcggatctcatggcttcaagccatttctcggagtcttgactcgtcaaagcatttgtgtagctagtaggttcctcatgttctaaaatctctatttcagaactttcagtcaaaaggaaatcaatatatctctttgacggaatgacggccctactagacctacgttggggaacaacaggagaagtttccacctcattaggttgagggacttcgcatggattatctccaagtgggacggtagaaggagcatgaatggaatgcaccgcctcctgagcattttcatgctgggtcgtctctgacgaggtgtgaacctcatccatttgttgctcatctcgaatttcttcgagatatacattactcccacttgtttttctggaaataaactccttttccaaaaagacaccatcgcgagcaacaaacactttgttttcgctttggttgtagaagtagtatcccttagtctgttttgggtaacccacaaaaagacacttatcggacttgggtgaaagcttatcagaaagtaaacgttttacataaacttcacaaccccatgtccttagaaaagacaattttggaacttttctagtccacatctcatatggcatcttttctactgctttggacggagctctgttgagtgtgaatgccgctgtttcaagcgcaaatccccaaaatgaggcaggaaggttagcaagactcatcatggaccgaaccatatctaatagagttcggttccttctttcggaaaccccattcaattgtggtgtccctggtggagtcaattgcgaaagtattccacaatctttcaaatgatcaccaaactcttgagataaatattcaccaccacgatcggatcgcaatgctttaattttctttccaagttggttttgtacttcattttggaattccttgaacttttcaaaggattccgacttatgccgcatgaggtaaacatatccaaatctgctcacatcatcagtaaaagtaatgaaatacccgcACCTtcccctagccaaagtactcataggtccgcacacatcagtatgtatgagggctaaaagatcattggccctttcacttgagcctgtgaaaggagactttgtcattttccccattaagcaaaactcacatacttcaaatgattcaaaatcaaatgatttgagaattccatccttatgaagtttctctatgcgttttgagcttatgtggcctaatcgacaatgccataggtaagtagggttcaaatcatttggtttgtgtttcttgttttctatgtgatagttatggttttgtaagtctagtacatacaaaccatttgataatttagcagagacatagaacatgccattcaaatatgctgaacaacaattattcataatttgaaatgaaaaaccttccgaatccaaaatcggaatagaaattatgttcttggtaataactggaacgtaataacaattataaagttctaatattaaaccagaaggcaagcgtaaactataatctcctacagctaaagcagcaactcttgctccattgcctactcggagatccacttcgcctttgctcaagctcctacttctttttagtccctgcacattaccaataatgtgagatccacaagcggtatcaaatacccaagaagcagttgtagctaaattaacttctatgacatagataCCTGAAATTGAAGCACCAGTCTTCTTTTCCTCCAGATACTTGGGGcagttcctcttccaatgaccaatcttgtggCAGTGGTAGCACTCATGTTGAGCAGCTACCTTAGCCTTTGGAGTGGCCTTTGTCTTGGTTGAAGAGTTCTCATTGGCAActaccttgcccttgttcttcttcatgggagcccctttcttcttgaactgcttacctttactaaccattagaacatccttatgtttaggtttacttggtaagtttctctcagcctgaattagtgaaccatgcaactcttgcagggtagcctcccctccttgcatgtagaagttcaacttaaagttatgaGAATCTTCAGGAAAGGATCTGATGACTATGTCAGTTGCAAGGTCCTTAGGATAAGGGAAGcccaatttctccatggtctgaaaatgtccaatcaaatcgaacacatgcggaccaacgggcttcccctcttccaacttggaatccagaagtttgcagtttgcttcaaatctctccaatctagcatttttctgaaacaaagttttcagttgttggattatgctgtaggcatccagaccatcaaaacgtttttgatactctggttccatgcaagcaagcatcaagcatgttacttgcagggagttatcctctagagtttgtctagTTCGCCTTTGAGTtgcagtagcattttctggcaggggttcagggagaggattgtcaagaacactttcttttccttccgctctgagaacaattctcacagccatttgccattgtaggaagtttgtagcattcagtttgtctttttcaattagagggcgcaagttaaaagtagagttgtttgcaccagacatgataactacaataaaaagtaaagcaagattcaatataatgtttatcaaaagtagcaattaaacaaattcaattcactactaccctttattcaaaattagaagtccccattgaataaagaattaaccaaaatcccctcccactacaatcaaacggactttggccctgctactttaatttatagtattcgaggtaagtaaatattttactaattataactaattataactcttggtagacaggttaacaactctttgtattttcctatctcttagcttcaaaacccaaaactttg
This genomic stretch from Spinacia oleracea cultivar Varoflay chromosome 3, BTI_SOV_V1, whole genome shotgun sequence harbors:
- the LOC130470725 gene encoding uncharacterized protein, yielding MEPEYQKRFDGLDAYSIIQQLKTLFQKNARLERFEANCKLLDSKLEEGKPVGPHVFDLIGHFQTMEKLGFPYPKDLATDIVIRSFPEDSHNFKLNFYMQGGEATLQELHGSLIQAERNLPSKPKHKDVLMVSKGKQFKKKGAPMKKNKGKVVANENSSTKTKATPKAKVAAQHECYHCHKIGHWKRNCPKYLEEKKTGASISGTKKK